Proteins from one Coturnix japonica isolate 7356 chromosome 5, Coturnix japonica 2.1, whole genome shotgun sequence genomic window:
- the PTGR2 gene encoding prostaglandin reductase 2, translated as MIIQRVVLNSRPGKNGVPVAENFRLEQSTIPDTVQEGQVRVRTLYLSVDPYMRCRMNEDTGSDYLLPWQLSEVADGGGIGVVEESKHNNFAKGDIVTSFNWPWQTVAILDGSLLQKVVPQLVNGRLSYFLGAAGLTGLTALLGIREKGHVAAGANQTMVVSGAAGACGSLAGQIGHLEGCSRVVGIAGTDEKCSILVSEMGFDGAINYKKGNVAQQLRELCPGGVDVYFDNVGGDISDTVISQMNQNSHIILCGQISQYNKDVPYPPPLPPETEKIQKERNITRERFLVLNYMDKQEASVIQLCQWIQEGKLKVRETVVEGLANIGAAFQSMMSGGNIGKQIVLVSK; from the exons ATGATTATACAAAGAGTAGTGCTGAACTCACGCCCCG GTAAGAATGGAGTGCCAGTGGCTGAAAACTTCAGACTGGAGCAAAGTACAATACCAGACACAGTGCAAGAGGGACAAGTACGTGTTAGAACCCTGTATCTCTCTGTGGATCCATACATG CGCTGCCGAATGAATGAAGATACGGGTTCAGATTACCTCCTGCCTTGGCAGCTGTCTGAAGTTGCCGATGGTGGGGGCATTGGGGTTGTGGAGGAGAGCAAGCATAATAACTTTGCTAAAGGAGACATCGTCACTTCCTTCAATTGGCCCTGGCAGACAGTGGCCATTCTGGATGGAAGCTTGCTACAAAAG GTTGTTCCTCAACTTGTGAATGGACGCCTTTCCTACTTTCTTGGTGCAGCTGGATTGACAGGACTGACAGCCTTGCTAGGTATAAGAGAGAAAGGCCATGTGGCTGCGGGTGCCAATCAGACCATGGTGGTGAGTGGAGCAGCCGGTGCCTGCGGTTCTCTGGCTGGCCAG ATTGGCCATCTGGAGGGATGCTCTAGAGTAGTGGGTATTGCTGGCACAGACGAAAAGTGCTCCATTTTGGTCTCAGAAATGGGGTTTGATGGTGCTATCAATTACAAGAAAGGGAATGTGGCACAGCAGCTCCGTGAACTCTGCCCAGGTGGTGTGGATGTTTACTTCGACAATGTTGGTGGAGACATCAGTGATACAGTTATAAGCCAG ATGAATCAGAACAGCCATATCATCCTGTGTGGACAGATTTCTCAGTATAACAAAGATGTGCCTTATCCTCCTCCATTGCctcctgaaacagaaaaaatacagaaagaaagaaacattacaAG agaAAGATTCTTGGTGTTGAACTACATGGACAAACAAGAAGCTAGCGTAATACAGCTTTGTCAGTGGATCCAAGAAGGCAAACTGAAG GTCAGAGAGACGGTGGTAGAAGGCTTAGCAAATATCGGTG